ATCAGGGCTTCAAGGTGTCCTTCGCCATCGACTTCGACCACCCCGTGTTCGAGGACCAGAAGCAGACCGCGGTGGTCGACTTCTCCACCACCTCCTTCGTCAAGGAGGTGTCCCGGGCCCGGACCTTCGGCTTCATGCGCGATCTCGAGCACCTGCGCTCGAACAACCTGGCGCTCGGCGGCAGCCTCGACAACGCCATCGTGGTCGATGACTATCGCATCGTGAACGAGGGCGGACTGCGCTACGACGACGAGTTCGTCAAGCACAAGGTGCTGGACGCCATCGGCGACCTCTATCAGCTGGGCCACAGTCTGATCGGCGAGTTCCGTGGCGTGAAGTCCGGCCATGCCCTCAACAACCAGCTGTGTCGTGCGCTGTTGGAACAGCCGGAGTGCTGGGAGATTGTCACCTTCGAGGACGACACCCAGAAGGCGCCCATTTCCTACGCGGCCCCGGCCATGGCCTGATCCCGGCGTTGCCCGCCCGGCTTCGCCGGGAGTTGTAAGCCTCGAGCTTGAAGCTGGAAGAAACAACAACCCCGCCCGGGCTACCGGCGGGGTTGTTTGCTATCTGGTCGGGGGCATGCTGGCTTCGAGCTTCGAGCTTCGAGCTTCGAGCTTCGAGCTTCGAGCTTCGAGCTTCGAGCTTCGAGCTTCGAGCTTCGAGCTTCGAGCTTCGAGCTTCGAGCTTCGAGCTTCGAGCTTCGAGCTTCGAGCTTCGAGCTTCGAGCTTACGGCTCTTGCTCGGCGTGGGAGGCGAGGCGTTCGAGGGCTCGCCTGAGCCGGGGGTCGTCCACGTCGGCGGCGCAGCTGGAGAGCTCGTCGGCGGCCCGAGCGGGCAGGCGTCGAGTCTGGCGCACCGGCGCCTTGGGGGGGCGGACCGGCCGGACCTTGAAGTCGAAACCGCTCACGGCCTCGAAGCCGGGCAGCTCGTGGAGCCGCGACAGCAGCTGTGCCTGCTCGTAGCGCAAGCGGGTCAGCCACACCGCCCGGTCGGTGATCACCGTCAGGCGCCCGTCGTGAAAGCCCCCCACGAAGAGGTGCTCAGCGAGCTCGGCGGGAAGGTGGTCGCGCAGGTGCTGCTGGGCCCGCTCGATGAGTCGGGCCATGCGCATCAGGGTCCCCAGCTCCCCACGGCCTTCCAGTAGCCGGGACATGGGCTGTGCTCGGAACCGCTTAACCTTTATACTCATCAGCTTGATTCTCGGGGGCGAACCCCTGACGTTGGCCGTCGGCCGCTCGCGCCCGCGGCCCCTGAACGCAAGAGCCTAGCACACGCAAGGGAGTCCCTCGACAGCATGGCCACCCTCACCGCGGACATTCGCGCCACGGCGCGTCGCCCGATGGAGCGCCGCCCGACCCGCTGGTGGTTGGCGGGCCTGCTGGTGGGCTGCCTGTTGCCGGCGGGGCTCGCCCAGCTGGAGTCGTCGCGCCCCGTCGAGCGTGTCATCCAGATCTGCATCCTGGCCCCCGCGCTGATCCGAGCCAGCTCCCGTCTGCAGGCCCGGCGTCGGGCGCATCGCCGCTGGCCCGGGCCTCGCCTGCCCGTGATGGCGGCACGCCCGGGGCGGCCCGTCCTCGGCCGCTGCGTGCCGCGACGGGCCGTGGCCGCCCACGATGTCCTGTCACGGCGTGGTCCGCCATCCGCTCGTCGAGGTTGAACGACGAGAGGCCGGGGAATCCCCGGCAGGATGCCACCCGCAACTTCGGGACCCTTCATGATCAATAATCTGTTGCGCAAGGTCGTCGGCTCCAAGAACGACCGCGAAGTCAAACGCATGGGCCGCTCCGTGGGCCGTATCACCGCCCTGGAAGGCGAGCTCGAGAGCCTCGACGATGCCACCCTCAAGGCCCGCACCGCGGCCTTCCGCGAGCGTCTCGACGGCGGCGAGCCCCTCGATGCCCTGCTGCCGGAGGCCTTCGCCACGGTCCGCGAGGCCGGCAGGCGGGTCATGGGCATGCGCCATTTCGATGTGCAGATGATCGGCGGCATCACCCTTCACGACGGCCGCATCGCCGAGATGAAGACCGGCGAGGGCAAGACCCTCGTGGCGACCCTGGCGGTCTACCTCAATGCCCTGCCGGGCAAGGGGGTGCACGTGGTCACGGTCAACGATTACCTGGCCTGCCGTGACGCCGAGTGGATGCGCCCCCTCTACGAGTTCCTCGGCCTCTCGGTCGGCACCATCTATGCCGGCCAGACGCCCGAGGAGAAGCGCGCGGCCTACGGCTGCGACATCACCTACGGGACCAACAACGAGTTCGGTTTCGACTACCTGCGCGACAACATGGCCTTCTCGCTGGAGGAGAAGGTCCAGCGCGGGCTGCACTTCGCCATCGTCGACGAGGTGGACTCCATCCTCATCGACGAGGCGCGCACGCCGCTGGTCATCTCCGGGGCGGTGGACGAGAACACCGAGCTCTACCGGATCATCGACCGCCTGGCGGTGCACCTGACCCAGTGCACCGACGAGGAGGACCCGGAGAGCGGCGACTTCACCCTCGACGAGAAGCAGAAGCAGGTGGAACTCACCGAGGGCGGCCACCACCGGGTCGAGGAGCTGCTGCGCGCCGAGGGCCAGCTGGGCGAGGAGGACTCCCTGTACGCGGCCCAGAACCTCAACCTGCTGCAGCACATGCACTCGGCACTGCGTGCCCGGCACCTCTACCATCGCGACGTGGACTACATCGTCAGCGATGGCCAGGTGGTGATCGTCGACGAGCATACCGGCCGTACCATGCCGGGCCGCCGCTGGTCCGAGGGGTTGCACCAGGCGGTGGAGGCCAAGGAAGGCGTGACCGTCCAGCGCGAGAGCCAGACGCTGGCGTCCACGACCTTCCAGAACTACTTCCGCCTCTACGAGAAGCTGTCCGGGATGACCGGCACGGCCGATACCGAGGCCTTCGAGTTCCGCCAGATCTACGGGCTCGACGTGGTGGTGATCCCCACCAACAAGCCGCTGATCCGTGCCGACCTCAACGACCTCGTCTACCTCACCGCCGAGGAGAAGTTCGAGGCCATCATCGAGGACGTCAAGGCACAGACCGAGGCCGGGCGTCCCGTGCTGGTGGGCACGGCCTCCATCGAGACCTCGGAGTACCTGGCCAACCTGATGAAGGGCGCCGGCCTGGCCTTCAACGTGCTCAATGCCAAGCAGCACCAGAGCGAGGCCGAGATCATTGCCCAGGCCGGGCGGCCCGGGGCCATCACCATCGCCACCAACATGGCCGGCCGGGGTACCGATATCGTGCTGGGCGGCAACTGGGAGGCCGAGGCCGCCAAGCTCGAGGCCCCCGACGAGACCCAGGTCGCGCGGCTCAAGGCCGAGTGGCAGCAGCGTCACGATGCCGTGCTCGAGGCCGGCGGCCTCCATGTGGTCGGCTCCGAGCGCCACGAGTCCCGGCGCATCGACAACCAGCTGCGTGGCCGGGCCGGCCGCCAGGGCGACCCGGGCTCGACCCGCTTCTTCCTGTCGCTGGAAGACAACCTGATGCGCCTGTTCGGCTCCGACCGGGTGCAGCGCCTGATGCAGGCGCTGGGGCTGGAGCGTGGCGAGGCCATCGAGCACAAGATGGTCTCCAACGCCGTGGAGCGGGCCCAGAAGAAGGTCGAGGGCCGCAACTTCGATATCCGCAAGCAGCTGCTCGAGTACGATGACGTGGCCAACGACCAGCGCCGGGTCATCTACGAGCAGCGCAACGATATCCTTGCCGCCGACGATGTCTCCGAGAACGTCGCCGGCATCCGCGAGGAGGTCCTGGACGAGGCGATCAGCGAGTTCGTGCCGCCCCAGAGCCTGCCGGAGCAGTGGGACCTGGCCGGCCTGGAGGCCCACCTCAAGGCCGAGTTCAACCTCGAGGCGCCGGTGGTGGAATGGTCCGAGCAGGATGAGCGCTTCCATGAGGAGCAGCTGCGCGAGCGCCTGCAGGAGATGCATCGCCGAGTCTACGAGGAGAAGGCCGAGGTCGCCGGTCCCGAGCTGATGCGCCGCTTCGAGAAGCAGGTCATGCTGCAGGTGCTGGATACCCGCTGGAAGGAGCACCTGCAGTCCATGGATCACCTGCGCCGGGGCATCCACCTGCGCGGCTATGCCCAGAAGAACCCCAAGCAGGAGTACAAGCGCGAGTCCTTCGAGCTGTTCCAGATGCTGCTCACCAATATCAAGGCCGACGTGACCCGCATCCTCAGCCACGTGAAGGTCCGTCGCCCCGAGGAGGTCGAGGCCCTGGAGCGGCAGCGCCGCGAGTCGCTGGAGCGCGAGAAGGCGGCGGCCGCCAGCCGTCACGACGCGCCGGCGGCCGCCGCCGAGGAGGAGGGGCAACCCGCGGCAGCCGCCCCGGCGCCGGGCAGCGATGGTCGGCCCCTGCGCCGTGAGGGACCCAAGG
The Halomonas sp. M4R1S46 DNA segment above includes these coding regions:
- the lpxC gene encoding UDP-3-O-acyl-N-acetylglucosamine deacetylase produces the protein MIRQRTLKNVIRATGVGLHSGKKVYLTLRPAPVDTGIIFVRTDLDPEVQIPARADNVADTTLCTALSQDGVKVATVEHLMSALAGLGIDNAYVDVSAPEVPIMDGSAGPFVFLIQSAGIAEQSAAKKFIRIKREVVVREDDKEAIFLPHQGFKVSFAIDFDHPVFEDQKQTAVVDFSTTSFVKEVSRARTFGFMRDLEHLRSNNLALGGSLDNAIVVDDYRIVNEGGLRYDDEFVKHKVLDAIGDLYQLGHSLIGEFRGVKSGHALNNQLCRALLEQPECWEIVTFEDDTQKAPISYAAPAMA
- a CDS encoding DUF721 domain-containing protein, whose protein sequence is MSRLLEGRGELGTLMRMARLIERAQQHLRDHLPAELAEHLFVGGFHDGRLTVITDRAVWLTRLRYEQAQLLSRLHELPGFEAVSGFDFKVRPVRPPKAPVRQTRRLPARAADELSSCAADVDDPRLRRALERLASHAEQEP
- the secA gene encoding preprotein translocase subunit SecA — translated: MINNLLRKVVGSKNDREVKRMGRSVGRITALEGELESLDDATLKARTAAFRERLDGGEPLDALLPEAFATVREAGRRVMGMRHFDVQMIGGITLHDGRIAEMKTGEGKTLVATLAVYLNALPGKGVHVVTVNDYLACRDAEWMRPLYEFLGLSVGTIYAGQTPEEKRAAYGCDITYGTNNEFGFDYLRDNMAFSLEEKVQRGLHFAIVDEVDSILIDEARTPLVISGAVDENTELYRIIDRLAVHLTQCTDEEDPESGDFTLDEKQKQVELTEGGHHRVEELLRAEGQLGEEDSLYAAQNLNLLQHMHSALRARHLYHRDVDYIVSDGQVVIVDEHTGRTMPGRRWSEGLHQAVEAKEGVTVQRESQTLASTTFQNYFRLYEKLSGMTGTADTEAFEFRQIYGLDVVVIPTNKPLIRADLNDLVYLTAEEKFEAIIEDVKAQTEAGRPVLVGTASIETSEYLANLMKGAGLAFNVLNAKQHQSEAEIIAQAGRPGAITIATNMAGRGTDIVLGGNWEAEAAKLEAPDETQVARLKAEWQQRHDAVLEAGGLHVVGSERHESRRIDNQLRGRAGRQGDPGSTRFFLSLEDNLMRLFGSDRVQRLMQALGLERGEAIEHKMVSNAVERAQKKVEGRNFDIRKQLLEYDDVANDQRRVIYEQRNDILAADDVSENVAGIREEVLDEAISEFVPPQSLPEQWDLAGLEAHLKAEFNLEAPVVEWSEQDERFHEEQLRERLQEMHRRVYEEKAEVAGPELMRRFEKQVMLQVLDTRWKEHLQSMDHLRRGIHLRGYAQKNPKQEYKRESFELFQMLLTNIKADVTRILSHVKVRRPEEVEALERQRRESLEREKAAAASRHDAPAAAAEEEGQPAAAAPAPGSDGRPLRREGPKVGRNDPCPCGSGKKFKQCCGKLS